Proteins co-encoded in one Saprospira grandis genomic window:
- a CDS encoding response regulator, translating to MYKILLVDDQPQYIEQVLQALHPRAQDYQLLFANNGQRALDLLKELAVDLILLDWDMPVLNGLETLKVLKSTEGLMDIPVIMHTGVHTASKDLQQAFELGAIDFLRKPVDATELLARLENVLSRQAYMQETLRLESEKADLCLELKQKELLLYAIWLEEKNGFLKKFERELGEFVQEQAHAEVRKRGQLLLRQLQQEIQAKSQWEGLRNKVNKTYEDFLRQFEEKHPQLSVGDLKLAALIRVKSPNQEIADSLHIALDSVSKKKLRLRNKLGFSSSADLEQYILDF from the coding sequence ATGTATAAAATTCTCCTCGTAGACGATCAGCCACAATATATTGAGCAGGTATTACAGGCCCTGCATCCTCGGGCACAAGATTACCAACTCCTTTTTGCCAACAATGGGCAAAGAGCTTTGGACCTTTTAAAAGAACTAGCCGTAGATCTCATTTTATTGGATTGGGATATGCCCGTACTCAATGGATTAGAAACCCTAAAGGTTTTAAAATCAACAGAGGGGCTGATGGATATTCCAGTAATTATGCATACTGGGGTGCATACGGCCAGCAAAGACCTACAACAGGCATTTGAATTGGGCGCCATAGATTTTCTGCGCAAACCGGTAGATGCGACAGAACTGTTGGCCCGTTTGGAAAATGTTTTGAGTCGACAGGCCTATATGCAAGAAACCCTTAGACTAGAGAGTGAAAAAGCAGATTTATGCTTGGAGTTAAAGCAAAAAGAGCTCTTGCTTTATGCGATCTGGCTAGAAGAAAAGAATGGGTTTTTGAAAAAATTTGAGCGGGAGTTGGGCGAATTTGTGCAAGAGCAAGCCCATGCAGAAGTTCGGAAGCGGGGACAGCTCCTTCTTCGTCAGTTACAACAAGAGATACAGGCCAAGAGCCAATGGGAGGGACTAAGAAATAAGGTCAATAAAACCTATGAGGATTTTTTGCGGCAGTTTGAGGAGAAGCATCCACAGCTTTCTGTTGGGGACCTGAAGTTGGCGGCCTTGATTCGGGTGAAGTCGCCCAACCAAGAGATTGCGGATAGTTTGCATATTGCGCTAGACTCGGTGAGTAAGAAGAAGCTGCGTTTGCGGAACAAGCTGGGGTTTTCCTCTTCTGCAGATTTGGAGCAGTACATTCTTGATTTTTAG
- a CDS encoding T9SS type A sorting domain-containing protein, whose product MGISIPFTNEVNIYIDGILDASKVIPALETGLDTCFIGHGWVNGSRQGHLGVGIDELSFWSRPLSLAEIQDDMANGTDSTDTDLAYFYNFEEGQGNSVHDISPTTPLANSQFENADSTAVWVDGAPRYRGQMSNQVVIHFTNNPLQIVQINSSATALCAGDSLILEAECRSFDVVSSYQWSSGQSNGMAFVPSQSAYYKVTATDALGCKDVDSIQITINAAPTIQLAASDTAVCLGESVSLTASGADSYLWNNSVQNAQPFQPAQSAYYTVVATDNSSNCSASDSLWLSVYSLPNVSLQPSASAICAGDSVQIQAPTSLTYSWPQGLANGQNFAPDSTDDYTVIGTDANGCRDTATTTIVVNSLPQVQLHGPANNGICFGESMILSASGASSYSWDNGVVDGQSFTPQSAQSYTVTATDANGCENTASIFVDVFALPAVSIAPDLSLSNPNQLCPGDSLALFGAGGTSYSWSQLKVYPNPSHNEVYIDLSDLEQQPLQLRLYNLMGQLVLQEEQMGGRLASLSMADLPAGTYILQLQQANEQIQLTVVKQ is encoded by the coding sequence TTGGGTATATCAATACCTTTCACCAATGAAGTGAATATTTACATTGATGGGATTTTGGATGCGAGCAAGGTAATTCCGGCCTTAGAGACGGGTTTGGATACTTGTTTTATTGGACATGGTTGGGTAAACGGCAGTCGTCAGGGACATTTAGGAGTGGGTATAGACGAGCTCAGTTTTTGGTCTCGCCCGTTGAGTTTGGCCGAGATTCAGGATGATATGGCCAATGGAACAGACTCTACAGATACGGATTTGGCTTACTTTTACAACTTTGAAGAGGGGCAGGGGAATTCTGTACATGATATTTCGCCGACTACCCCCTTGGCTAATAGTCAATTTGAGAATGCAGACAGCACTGCGGTTTGGGTAGATGGAGCGCCAAGATATAGAGGGCAGATGTCTAATCAAGTAGTTATACACTTTACGAATAACCCGCTTCAGATTGTTCAGATCAACAGCTCGGCCACAGCGCTTTGTGCTGGGGATAGTTTGATTTTAGAGGCAGAATGTCGCAGTTTTGATGTAGTGAGTAGTTATCAGTGGAGTTCTGGGCAGAGCAATGGGATGGCATTTGTGCCTAGCCAGTCGGCTTATTATAAGGTAACGGCTACCGATGCTTTGGGCTGTAAGGATGTGGACAGTATTCAGATTACAATTAATGCGGCTCCAACTATTCAGTTAGCTGCCTCTGATACGGCAGTTTGTCTGGGGGAGTCGGTTAGTTTGACGGCTTCTGGGGCAGACAGTTACCTTTGGAACAATAGCGTACAAAATGCACAGCCTTTTCAGCCTGCTCAATCGGCTTATTATACGGTGGTGGCTACAGATAACAGCAGCAACTGTAGCGCTAGCGATAGTCTATGGCTAAGCGTTTACAGTCTGCCTAATGTCAGTTTGCAGCCTTCTGCTTCTGCAATTTGTGCTGGAGACTCTGTACAGATTCAGGCGCCTACTTCTTTGACTTACAGCTGGCCGCAGGGCTTGGCCAATGGGCAAAACTTTGCGCCAGACAGCACCGATGATTATACGGTTATTGGTACCGATGCCAATGGTTGCCGCGATACGGCCACAACAACTATTGTGGTGAATAGCTTACCTCAAGTTCAGCTACATGGGCCAGCCAATAATGGCATTTGCTTTGGAGAAAGCATGATCCTCAGCGCTAGCGGAGCGAGTAGTTATAGTTGGGACAATGGGGTAGTAGATGGTCAATCTTTTACGCCTCAATCAGCTCAAAGTTATACCGTAACAGCCACCGATGCTAATGGCTGCGAGAATACGGCCAGTATTTTTGTAGATGTTTTTGCACTACCTGCAGTAAGTATTGCTCCTGACTTGAGTTTGTCTAATCCCAACCAGCTTTGCCCTGGCGACAGCCTTGCCCTTTTTGGCGCGGGCGGAACTAGCTATAGCTGGAGCCAACTAAAGGTTTACCCCAATCCAAGCCATAATGAGGTCTATATTGATCTCTCTGATTTAGAGCAGCAGCCCCTACAGCTTCGTCTCTACAATTTGATGGGCCAGTTAGTTTTGCAAGAAGAGCAAATGGGCGGCCGCTTAGCTAGCCTTTCTATGGCCGATTTACCCGCAGGAACCTACATTTTGCAGCTCCAACAAGCCAATGAACAAATTCAGCTTACTGTGGTCAAACAGTAA
- a CDS encoding T9SS type A sorting domain-containing protein, with product MIKRSLHCLLLLAVSLFSSSLWAQDLKLDWAYDIGGGGSNGASKIMTDSSGNIYVYGAVIDSLDADPSSGTAIVYNSQFLATGQVNPSLQEGYLAKYDDQGVLIWAINTPLTATLYSPIIFQVSAVGEIYLAGGLSDTVDIDPTAAVQNLEGYALYEDANRGAFNETSFLVKYNTDGSLAWGHLYPEYIQAPSAAGSTLLGIRGIAFDEFGDVYVAGNFFGDIDLDPGAGTDLYSAPFTPGSTFPPVSATTENYGYLAKLNPSGQFQWAFSLENDGAEIAALAIHESKIYLAGTVDGRPTFPSSPDFDPSSDTAHLYPAYDYANFLARYSPAKTLDWVKMMPQLDPSVATARFRGALATAEGLILSGEINGQTQAGVAFGLVGTDTFNVSVGNAPNGLQYFTVAYRHDASFRFGKEHNGFLEYMVKDHQGGSYIGYSFENSMDLAISDTFSTQVTPGFGTYGVVVARYDSLGQLLFHHVLANPFGQFYAASEDVILFAGSYVSSIPAFPTNDFDLGPNTFSLSSTAPQTTSAIAKYVNCRMVLDYQLTDVSCKAGADGSIAATVVEGGTAPFNYLWSDNQTTATATNLSAGSYMLTLTDDNGCQAFDSLYISEPDSAVSALTSSQMASCFGATDGSLAAQAFGGTAPYSFAWSSSAATANVSNLAAGVYSLTITDAQACELVVQDSVLQPDSIELSFTATMTSCFSSQDGQAVVSASGGTAGYSFLWSNGETTAAVNNLAPLSYMVTVTDANGCENMDSVGISHPPFYGTNISVDHVTCRNDSDGSALASAYGGTPPYSYLWDDASATADSAVNNLAAGSYYVTVTDANGCPQVNLAEIRQPGSDLVAVLLSASGTSCHNSSDGVLYLATSGGWQDSSYASSWSNGVTGIGFDTVSNLAAGNYQVTVTDFEGCTDTASIEVYSPDPLVVNLTIIDAPCFACENGSIGAANLTGGTPPYQYSWPNGTSGDSLTNLSAGNYTLTITDGNGCELITTATVNEPPVSVEHLALADLQLFPNPNNGQFNLQFSAGIYRLELFDGLGRKIFDQKMGGEQQLQLHIPNLAAGMYLLRLNEQISKRVIIK from the coding sequence ATGATTAAGAGATCACTACACTGTCTTTTATTATTGGCAGTAAGTTTATTTTCTTCGAGTCTGTGGGCACAGGATTTAAAGTTAGATTGGGCCTATGATATAGGCGGAGGCGGCTCTAATGGGGCTAGTAAAATAATGACTGATAGCAGTGGAAACATTTATGTTTATGGGGCTGTGATTGACTCCTTAGATGCCGATCCTAGTTCGGGAACGGCCATTGTGTATAACAGTCAGTTTTTGGCTACGGGTCAGGTCAACCCTTCTTTACAGGAGGGCTATTTGGCGAAGTATGATGATCAGGGGGTGTTAATTTGGGCGATCAACACGCCCTTAACGGCTACCTTATATTCTCCTATTATATTTCAGGTATCTGCAGTTGGGGAGATTTATCTAGCTGGAGGCTTGAGTGACACGGTAGACATTGATCCGACGGCGGCTGTACAGAACCTAGAGGGTTATGCTTTGTATGAGGATGCGAATCGGGGGGCTTTTAATGAGACTTCATTTTTGGTCAAGTACAATACAGATGGGAGTTTAGCTTGGGGGCATTTGTATCCGGAATACATTCAGGCGCCTTCTGCTGCGGGCAGTACCTTATTAGGAATTAGAGGCATTGCCTTTGATGAATTTGGTGATGTCTATGTTGCTGGAAACTTTTTTGGGGACATTGATTTGGATCCGGGGGCTGGAACAGATTTATACTCGGCTCCATTTACGCCGGGCAGTACATTTCCGCCCGTGAGTGCGACCACTGAGAACTATGGTTATTTGGCCAAGTTGAATCCTTCGGGGCAATTTCAGTGGGCTTTTAGTTTAGAGAATGATGGGGCAGAGATTGCGGCCTTAGCCATTCATGAGTCTAAGATTTATTTGGCGGGAACGGTAGATGGTCGTCCGACCTTTCCGTCTAGTCCAGATTTTGATCCATCTAGTGACACGGCCCATCTTTATCCGGCCTATGACTATGCTAACTTTTTGGCTCGTTACAGTCCTGCAAAGACTTTAGATTGGGTGAAGATGATGCCTCAATTGGATCCTTCTGTTGCTACGGCTCGTTTTAGAGGGGCTTTGGCTACAGCAGAGGGGCTTATATTGAGTGGAGAGATTAATGGGCAGACACAGGCTGGAGTAGCCTTTGGTTTAGTGGGCACTGATACCTTTAATGTAAGTGTAGGCAATGCGCCCAATGGGTTACAATACTTTACGGTAGCTTATCGGCATGATGCGAGTTTTCGTTTTGGTAAGGAGCACAATGGATTTTTAGAATACATGGTCAAGGACCATCAGGGGGGATCCTATATTGGTTATAGTTTTGAGAACAGCATGGATTTGGCGATTAGCGATACCTTTTCGACACAGGTAACGCCTGGTTTTGGTACCTATGGTGTTGTTGTTGCGCGTTATGACAGCTTAGGGCAACTCCTATTTCATCATGTGTTGGCTAATCCATTTGGTCAATTTTACGCAGCTTCTGAGGATGTCATTTTGTTTGCAGGATCGTATGTATCTTCTATTCCAGCCTTTCCTACCAATGATTTTGATTTAGGGCCAAATACATTTAGTTTGAGCAGTACAGCGCCTCAGACGACATCAGCTATTGCCAAATATGTAAATTGTCGGATGGTTTTAGACTATCAGTTGACGGATGTATCTTGTAAAGCTGGGGCAGATGGTAGCATTGCGGCTACGGTAGTAGAAGGGGGTACGGCTCCATTTAATTATCTTTGGTCGGATAATCAGACGACGGCTACTGCGACAAATTTGAGTGCGGGCAGCTATATGTTGACCTTAACGGATGATAATGGTTGTCAGGCTTTTGACAGTCTCTATATTTCGGAGCCAGACTCGGCTGTTTCGGCCTTGACGAGCAGCCAGATGGCGAGTTGTTTTGGGGCTACTGATGGATCTTTGGCGGCTCAAGCTTTTGGGGGCACTGCTCCTTATAGTTTTGCTTGGTCTTCTTCTGCGGCTACGGCCAATGTGAGCAACCTAGCAGCTGGTGTATATAGCTTGACCATTACTGATGCCCAGGCTTGTGAGTTGGTGGTTCAGGATAGTGTGCTTCAGCCAGACAGCATTGAATTGAGTTTTACGGCTACAATGACCAGCTGTTTTAGCAGTCAGGATGGGCAGGCCGTTGTATCGGCTAGTGGTGGAACTGCGGGCTACAGTTTTCTTTGGTCTAATGGAGAGACTACAGCAGCTGTAAACAACCTAGCTCCACTTAGCTATATGGTCACAGTAACCGATGCCAATGGCTGTGAAAACATGGATAGCGTAGGCATCAGCCATCCACCTTTTTATGGTACGAATATCAGTGTGGATCATGTAACTTGTAGAAATGACAGCGATGGTAGTGCGCTTGCTTCTGCTTATGGTGGAACTCCGCCCTACAGCTACCTTTGGGATGATGCTAGTGCAACTGCAGACTCTGCAGTGAACAATCTAGCGGCAGGAAGTTATTATGTAACGGTGACCGATGCCAATGGATGTCCTCAGGTAAACCTTGCCGAGATTAGACAGCCGGGTAGTGATTTGGTTGCTGTTTTGCTTAGTGCTTCGGGAACAAGCTGTCATAACAGCAGTGATGGCGTACTCTATTTGGCTACCTCTGGGGGCTGGCAAGACTCTAGTTATGCTTCTAGTTGGTCTAATGGCGTAACGGGTATTGGCTTTGATACAGTAAGTAATTTGGCTGCGGGCAACTATCAGGTGACGGTAACCGACTTTGAGGGTTGTACGGACACGGCTTCTATTGAAGTCTATTCGCCAGATCCTTTGGTGGTGAACCTCACTATAATTGATGCGCCTTGTTTTGCTTGTGAGAACGGGAGTATTGGAGCGGCTAATTTGACTGGTGGAACGCCACCTTATCAGTATAGTTGGCCCAATGGGACCTCTGGCGACAGCTTGACTAATCTTTCGGCTGGAAATTATACTTTGACCATTACGGACGGCAATGGTTGTGAGTTGATCACGACCGCTACCGTGAACGAGCCGCCTGTATCGGTAGAGCATTTAGCTTTGGCAGACTTGCAGTTATTTCCCAATCCAAATAATGGGCAGTTTAACTTGCAGTTTAGTGCGGGGATTTATCGTTTGGAGCTTTTTGATGGCTTGGGGCGTAAAATCTTTGATCAGAAAATGGGGGGAGAGCAGCAATTGCAGTTGCATATCCCGAATCTAGCTGCGGGCATGTATTTGCTTCGATTGAATGAGCAAATCAGCAAGCGAGTCATCATAAAATAG
- a CDS encoding peptidoglycan-binding domain-containing protein, with protein MADLGKIQGLIGQYNAQLTTLKELFLADGKIDQEEQDQLDKIEGLINSLGDLLEDKIDAAQAEAGEDEEAGAPPAELESNQKTIKASVGRGGTNDKADVQLVQELLKAKGHNLTVDGLIGPGTIGEIKAFQQAAFGWADGRIDPGGQSWQALNGAASASSDDSSSSSDSSSATDSSEEGGVSGQDFSHPNAGNVSLSYGSKAVKMNSRAEKLLKSILAACGMTGATVTSTIRTYHDQARITMTQTLPNRGAKTVARWYGQDVLDACRKYSGNIQAFADWWQKRDQNRGRVSSKHLSNQALDVVPNGNRSVFANKVAELVPVSGSGVRRIIKKGEMNEPVDHVEFTFKVTG; from the coding sequence ATGGCAGATTTAGGTAAGATTCAGGGGCTTATTGGGCAGTACAATGCTCAGTTGACCACCTTAAAGGAATTATTTTTGGCCGATGGTAAAATTGACCAAGAGGAGCAAGATCAATTGGATAAAATTGAGGGCTTGATTAACAGCTTGGGAGATTTGTTGGAGGACAAAATTGATGCAGCACAGGCGGAGGCAGGTGAAGATGAAGAAGCTGGGGCTCCTCCTGCGGAACTAGAGAGTAATCAGAAAACGATAAAGGCCTCTGTGGGCCGTGGTGGAACCAATGATAAGGCCGATGTGCAGTTGGTTCAGGAATTATTGAAGGCCAAGGGGCATAATTTGACTGTAGATGGATTGATTGGGCCGGGCACTATTGGGGAGATCAAAGCTTTTCAGCAGGCGGCCTTTGGTTGGGCTGATGGGCGGATTGATCCTGGAGGGCAGAGTTGGCAGGCGCTTAATGGTGCGGCTTCTGCAAGTTCGGATGACAGCAGCAGTAGTTCGGATAGCTCCTCGGCTACAGACAGTAGTGAAGAGGGGGGCGTTTCGGGCCAAGACTTTAGCCACCCCAATGCGGGCAATGTTAGTTTAAGCTATGGCTCGAAGGCGGTGAAGATGAATAGCAGAGCGGAGAAGTTGCTCAAGAGTATTTTGGCGGCTTGTGGAATGACTGGAGCAACAGTGACTTCAACGATTAGAACCTATCATGATCAGGCTCGGATTACGATGACGCAGACCTTGCCCAACCGTGGAGCGAAGACTGTTGCTCGTTGGTATGGTCAAGATGTACTGGATGCTTGCCGTAAGTACAGCGGAAACATTCAGGCCTTTGCTGATTGGTGGCAGAAAAGAGATCAGAACAGAGGGCGGGTATCGAGTAAGCACTTGAGTAATCAGGCTTTGGATGTGGTACCCAATGGGAATCGTTCTGTATTTGCGAACAAGGTAGCGGAGTTAGTGCCGGTATCGGGTTCTGGTGTTCGTCGGATCATTAAGAAAGGAGAAATGAATGAGCCCGTAGACCATGTAGAATTTACCTTTAAGGTTACTGGATAA
- a CDS encoding glycosyltransferase family 4 protein, whose translation MKRILFVALHRPNRSPSQRFRYEQYLDFLEEHGYEYELCYLIEAEDDPVFYGAGQYLGKMKVLLKSVWRLWRASGAWAKQFDVIYVQREAFMLGTSFFERRFAKRAPLVFDFDDSIWLQNVSANNKALGFLKNANKTAELIALADMVFAGNRYLADYARQYNDCVKVLPTTVDEQRHHPKFKPAKAADAAVCIGWTGSFSTVQYFEQLLPVLRRLKEKYGDKIYFKLIGDANYSLPELDIRGVAWTEADEIEQLVELDIGLMPLPTDEWTKGKCGLKGLQYMALGLPAVMSAVGVNTEIIEQGVNGYLAHNEEEWFAQLSALIESPELRAELGRAGRQRVLEEYAVVAQKERYLAFFDELVAKKK comes from the coding sequence ATGAAACGGATTCTTTTTGTGGCTTTACATCGGCCAAATCGTTCGCCTTCACAGCGTTTTCGGTATGAGCAGTATTTAGATTTTTTGGAGGAGCATGGTTATGAGTATGAGCTATGTTATTTGATTGAGGCGGAGGATGATCCTGTTTTTTATGGAGCGGGGCAGTATTTGGGCAAAATGAAAGTATTGTTGAAGAGTGTTTGGCGGCTTTGGCGGGCTTCTGGGGCTTGGGCCAAGCAATTTGATGTGATTTATGTGCAGCGGGAGGCCTTTATGTTGGGGACTTCTTTTTTTGAGCGTCGTTTTGCCAAGCGGGCGCCCTTGGTTTTTGACTTTGACGATTCTATATGGTTACAAAATGTATCGGCAAATAATAAGGCCTTGGGGTTTTTGAAAAATGCGAATAAGACGGCGGAGTTAATTGCCTTGGCGGATATGGTATTTGCGGGGAATCGTTATTTGGCGGATTATGCGAGGCAATATAATGATTGTGTAAAGGTATTGCCGACGACTGTGGATGAGCAGCGGCATCATCCTAAATTTAAGCCGGCTAAGGCGGCGGATGCGGCGGTTTGTATTGGTTGGACGGGGAGTTTTTCTACGGTACAGTACTTTGAGCAGTTATTGCCGGTTTTGCGTCGTTTGAAGGAGAAGTATGGCGATAAGATTTACTTTAAGTTGATTGGAGATGCCAATTATAGTTTGCCAGAGTTGGATATTCGGGGGGTAGCTTGGACCGAGGCGGATGAGATTGAGCAATTGGTGGAGTTGGATATTGGTTTGATGCCTTTGCCGACTGATGAGTGGACCAAGGGGAAATGTGGGTTGAAGGGCTTGCAATATATGGCTTTGGGTTTGCCTGCGGTGATGTCGGCGGTGGGGGTGAACACTGAGATTATAGAGCAGGGTGTCAATGGTTATTTGGCGCATAATGAGGAGGAGTGGTTTGCGCAGCTTTCGGCTTTGATTGAATCGCCTGAATTGCGGGCGGAGCTGGGCCGGGCGGGTCGCCAAAGGGTGTTGGAAGAGTATGCTGTAGTGGCCCAAAAAGAGCGTTATTTGGCCTTTTTTGATGAATTAGTGGCCAAGAAAAAGTAG
- a CDS encoding S24 family peptidase, with protein sequence MKNQKKEKRLAMNRRFIKAFKALEEKGDIVPNSHDKGMTKLSLLFWDKKGNGHLVRAFLNPNSNRSIDFDKASRFCEEFGVNKDYLLQGKGPMFGEEDAPAFANGELASDYGYGSQILYSSQAAFASSALGIDSYEEGQYFSLPGLSQGDYVAFTISGDSMQPTLSNGDLVICRPLEGIERVQENEVYAIVSSHGVQVKRIQKVFNKNRLTHLKLISDNYLEHDPFMVEVAEVRKIMKVDRKVTAL encoded by the coding sequence ATGAAAAATCAAAAAAAGGAGAAGCGTTTAGCCATGAATCGTCGTTTCATCAAGGCCTTTAAAGCCTTAGAGGAAAAAGGAGATATTGTCCCCAATAGCCACGATAAAGGAATGACCAAACTCTCTTTGCTCTTTTGGGACAAAAAAGGAAACGGACATCTGGTCCGCGCATTTCTCAACCCCAATAGCAACCGCTCTATCGATTTTGATAAAGCCAGCCGCTTTTGCGAAGAATTTGGCGTCAATAAGGATTATCTGCTCCAAGGCAAAGGCCCTATGTTTGGCGAGGAAGATGCTCCCGCCTTCGCCAACGGAGAATTAGCCTCCGATTATGGATACGGCTCCCAAATTCTATATTCTAGCCAAGCCGCTTTTGCTAGCTCGGCCCTAGGCATAGATTCTTATGAAGAAGGACAGTATTTTAGCCTGCCCGGCCTCTCTCAAGGCGATTATGTCGCCTTTACTATTAGTGGAGACTCTATGCAACCCACCCTTAGTAATGGAGATCTGGTGATCTGTCGCCCCCTAGAAGGTATCGAAAGAGTGCAGGAAAATGAAGTCTACGCCATCGTCAGTAGCCATGGTGTCCAAGTTAAACGTATCCAAAAGGTGTTTAACAAAAATCGCCTAACTCATCTCAAACTTATTTCTGATAACTACCTAGAACATGATCCCTTTATGGTGGAGGTCGCAGAAGTACGAAAAATTATGAAGGTGGACCGAAAAGTAACCGCCCTCTAA
- a CDS encoding RNA polymerase sigma factor, which yields MDFSLNISSKKERERTAKEQEAQLIQACLEEKRWAQKELYERFYGRMLGVCLRYSNNSEDARDILNEGYIKVFRYLHRYKVGTSLDAWIRRIMINTSIDFYRKAIRHRSEDIETAQHKISEDADAISRYSAKEIMAVIQKLPPSYRAVFNLYAIEGYSHREVAQQLGITESTSRSNLVKARAKLREYIKQLYH from the coding sequence ATGGATTTTTCCTTAAATATATCATCTAAAAAAGAGCGCGAGCGGACCGCCAAAGAGCAAGAAGCACAGCTCATCCAAGCCTGCTTAGAAGAAAAGCGTTGGGCCCAAAAAGAACTCTACGAGCGCTTTTATGGGCGCATGCTAGGGGTCTGTCTGCGCTATTCTAATAATAGTGAAGATGCCCGCGACATCCTCAATGAAGGCTATATCAAAGTATTCCGTTATCTGCATCGCTACAAAGTAGGGACCTCCCTAGATGCTTGGATCAGACGGATTATGATTAACACCTCTATTGACTTTTACCGCAAGGCGATTCGCCACCGCAGTGAAGATATAGAGACGGCCCAACATAAAATTTCTGAAGATGCCGATGCCATTAGTCGCTATTCGGCCAAAGAAATTATGGCAGTGATCCAAAAACTGCCGCCCTCCTATCGGGCCGTATTTAATCTATATGCCATAGAAGGCTACTCGCATCGAGAAGTGGCCCAACAATTAGGGATTACCGAAAGTACCTCCCGCTCCAATTTAGTGAAGGCCCGAGCCAAACTAAGAGAGTACATTAAACAATTATATCACTAA